The following DNA comes from Mugil cephalus isolate CIBA_MC_2020 chromosome 6, CIBA_Mcephalus_1.1, whole genome shotgun sequence.
AGATGTCAGTTACAGTTTTCTGTAATAGAGTAATAATTGTAGTTTAATAACTGTAATTTACTCAGTTACAGTTAACGGTCTCTGTGAATCTGTTTTTGCTGTACAGTACAGATCACATCCTTTATCACATGACACAGCTGCTTGTTCGTCCGTCTtgtacctttttgtttttctttgataaagAGAATGTTTAATTGTGGTGCACATCAATTAACTGCGCTGGCCGATTTAAACTGAAACTCCCGTTTCATGttgtggagaagctgctgcttgTAACCAATAATGTAAATGCTGTGTTATCTGTAGCTTCCACATTGTGAGGTACAGAACTGTGCATGAGAACAGATGTTTGTATGTAAAGCCAGCACACTGTGATGTACAGAGGAGAAACCGTTAAAGCCAGAACACATGAAGGAGAATCAGTAGTTCACCTCTGACAAATCACAcagtaacagttttttttttttttttccccaggtcCGTGGCAGTAAAGGAGATGTGCTGTATATTCTGGATGCAAGTAATCCCCGTTATGCCAACTGGCTGCGGTTTGTCCATCAGGCGCCTTCGCAAGAGCAGAAGAACTTGGCAGCCATTCAGGTACATTTCCACTCGGTGGACAATGAATCCCTCAGACTCacctaaaataaagaaaataataaatattgcaGGCGTCTGTCAGGGCGGATATGTTAGAAATGAGTCTTTCGGTTTTAAACTCAACAAATAAAGAGacatgtttttggtttggaGCTCGATCAAAAATGTCCCTTCTTTCTACTAGTgtaagaaaaggggaaaaaaagtattttttttctttttttcttttttttttctttactgggTTTGTTCTGTGAAACATCCCAAATGATGGGATTAACTGGGAGAGAGGGAACATAGTGGTTATAGCATGGAGAATATTTTGAATCTGCAAAGTGAATGGAAAGAGATTTCTGTTTGAGaattgtgatttgtttttacaatgaAGAAAACCATCTGAAATGATACACGCTGTTCATTTACAGCATAAAGTATATCACCGACCGGAGGGGTAAAACATCATACGGTATTAAAGATGGATTTAAAACTAATTCAGGACAGATGCATATTTGATTtggatctttttctttttctgagaaaacatttttgcGATATCAGCcactatttttttctgttacttcTAAAAGGTTCCaggaacatttttaaagtttttatacTGACTAAATAATGTGTCACCAACAGTAGCCAGGCCTATGGGCACCTAAAAAAACTCTTAATGCATACATGCACAATTGCAAACACAGTTGGCTAGATCTGGGAAATTTCACCTCTTGCACTTCTGTGTCAAAGTTAAAAAAGGATTTTCTCTCATGTTGAAAGAAAAATAGCAGttgaaggaagaggagaggatcCTTTTAGGTTCTAGAGCAAAGTTCCTGCCATTAATACTCCGATGCCCAACGTGATTGGTTGTTTAAAGGTCACGCTAGTTCCTTAAATCTCTGCGTTTCATCAGCAGTGACATTTATTGTGCGGCTTTCTCCCCcttaatcattatttatgtatgtttaGAATCCCAtagttaaaacaaaatgatggtttgattttattaacGTGACCTCTGAGGACAAGGAAGTTAATGACAACATTTTTAAGGGTTTGATCTTTTGACCTGTGGCTTCAATCAGGCCTTAACAGACTGTTGTCTGGGTGAAATGAGTTCAGCCCTCAGCTAGCCTCAATAGTTACCCAATGCGCATTACCATAAAAGGTTATAACGGTTATAAACGTTTTGTCCTTACGTTCCACCCAAATATGTTGCGACACGTTCTTCCGGTGCTCCATtgtgttattgtcacgtgatcaacAACCATGTTTTCGTTTGTTAGGACGGTGAGAACATCTTCTACTTGGCTGTGGATGACATAGAGACAGACACGGAGCTCCTGATAGGCTTCCTGGACAGTGatatggaagaggaggaggaggaggaagaagaagacatcaAAGATGAGGACGAGAGCAGTAAAGAGGCCAAGCATCTTGTAGAAATGGGTATGATGGAATGCTCGCTTTCTTATAAATTCCCATTGTTATTGATAAAACGCCGCAGTTAGATTTATTCCTCACGTTTCTGCAGTTGCCACGTCTGTTAAGTGTATTCTACATCTCTGCagaaatagtaataaaaaaggAGGACCACCCATGCTTGCTGTGCGAGAGCAGCTTTCCTAGTGAGGAGATCCTGGCCGCCCACCTCCAGAGCCTGCATCAGAGGCCCAGCACAGAGGAGAAGGAGTTCAAATGCAGGAACTGTGGCAAGAAATTCCCCATCAAACAGGCTCTGCAGCGCCAGTGGGTTTACTGTTCCATCACTTTACTAGCTGTAGTGCATTTTTGCCTAatgtcatgcttttttttttttttgctgataaGACTGAATCGTAGGTCAGTGGGAAGTTGTTCTAAGTATTAAATCAGTCCAGAGTACAGCTCAGATAATGAGTATTAGCTTGTTTGCTTTTGATCCAAATGCATTCATTAAATGAGAGGTACTACGATGGTGGTCCTGTGAAAAACCTGAAACTAATCAATAGCACAGTGAACCGAAGTTATAGCTTGTAAATATACTTATGTAAAATGCACAAATTGTTAATAAGATGAAGGATTCAAAGTAAAGTTGGGGTTGgcatgttagcttagcttagcatggtcACTGGAGACACAACTAGCCTGGTTCTAGTAAAGAAAAAAGCAACACGTTATTGTTCTTCCTTTCTAATCAGGAGccattaaacatatttctacTATCATACCTAACAAAAGCTCTTAATTTATTTACCTGAATGTTTACCCAGTGAAATCTCAGTGAATTCACTACCACCCAGCctagaataaaatgttttaacatgttgtttttaatacatGTTAATGGAATAAAATACGATAGATAAAAAAGTTAAGCAAAATTAATTAGAGAAGGTTTAGAGGTTCTGGTTTGcgcactcttttatttttagacagaGTTTAGCTAGTTCGCTAGctctctgtttccagtcttAATGCCATGCTAATAGGCAGCTGGCTGTAGCTTCATCGTACAACTGAGAGAGGTATCAGTCGATATTTCTGCcaaatatttaacttatttcTTAAACCTGTTCTTTAAATGAAGCTTTACTTTGTCCATTTTGGAGATTCCTGGCGATATTGTTCTGCGCAAAATAGCTTCATTGGTTTGTTCATTTGACTTTTGTGCGTTTGAGCACTTGACACTTGTGtgatttgtttcctgtttgccacctaatttgtttttcttcttgaaCGCTTCCTCAGTGTTTTGCATTGTTCAGAGTCACTGGATCCGTCGGGTGACTCTAAAGCTCACCAGTGCTCCCTCTGtcacaacacattcagctcagaATCCAGGTAACGCTGCCCAAACACGCACTCAATACAATGTGCGTTCACACTTGGAATTTGTTTTCTAAGCCGAACAATTGTGCTATCCTGTGTTACTGTGTAACCCGATGTCCCGATACTCTGTCTGTGTCTATCTGTGTCCTGTGTGCGCAGTTTTGAACAGCATAAGGAAGCCTGTAAAGGAGACGCCAGGTTCATATGTAAAGCAGAGAGCTGCGGAAAAAGATTCAAGAGCAAAGACGCTTTGAAGAAACATAAAGGAAATGTTCACACAGGTTGGCATCTATCCGTCTTCTCTTTGATCCCTCTCTGATGTTCGCCGTCTCATTCACACCCTCTCCGTTGCACATATATTCACATGcatagcacttttttttttctttccttcaagCCGTCGTGTAATGAAGATAATTGTCCATTAGCAGCCTCAGCACTCAAGGAACTGCAGTAACAGTGCATGACCTCGATCAGTTAAACTCTCTGCAATGTTGAGACACATCTCTAATTACTTGCACTCCATAATTGCTGACCTGTGTGTTCTGGGGCGGCTCACTCTTTCAGATAATTGGACTTGCATAGCTATTTATGATGGGATGTAGGGCATTGGGAATCAAGTATCAACCCGAGATTAAGACATTCATCTGGGCAGCAGGATGAAGCTGAGATCTGGGCCTTTATGTTTTTCCCAATGTGGTCAGAAcaaggggtgtgtgtgtctgtgtgtgtgagtgtgtgtgtgtgtgtgaggggggaaGTGGATCAGACTCAACAGATGTGGGTCATGTAATTCAAATGGGGATAAAGGGAGGGTGTCTCTGCTCCCAAAATGGTGGGATCACTGGGGTTATGATTAACAGAGCTTGGTGTTTTTCCTTAAATGATGCGATGGTGTGTCATAAAATCGTTGCCTAATGTTACCACTCTTGCACATGGAGATCTGAAACcctgtttttgtctctctttagGGAGTGCACGCCGCAAACTCACATGCACCATATGCAACAGAAAATGCTCCTCTTCTCTGAATTTACAGGAACACAGAAAGGTGAGTTTTCTGCAGCATCTGCTGTACAGCTCAATTTATCACGACCAGATACTTTGCATTGGATCTGAGAGGATTTAGTCAGCTTACGCAGTTTTGCATGATCCACTTTTACGCGAATGTCTCTTTGGTGCTGCTCCACGCTGGTATCCATCACGAGCCGCTGTGTTTCTATAACCCAGTCTAACCTCTTAATCTGGCATGTGCCTCCGCTTCACATGCCTCCGAGTGCACTTATTCTCTCTATATGATCAAGTTGTTACAAATTTATTCTGGGTGACACTGAGCGGAGGGCTGGGTTTCTTTTTCACTAGCTCATCCCACAAGTCTTGTGAAATTCAAGAGGCTCTTTTGGCAGACTGTAGGGTTTTAACCTTGGCGTCAGGATTCTCTCTTTTATTGATGGATTGCAGATTTGAACACGGCTATTTAAACGCCGTCTGAAAACATCTTCCTAAGgacaaaaaatagttttgttgctGGGTAGTTCTTTTTGCAAGCTGCATTCCTCCGTTGTGCACTAAGTAGGCTAATGGGCCTTCCATTTGAAGATACAATTTGATTGCAATTAAGTGCTATTAAATTATCCCactaaataattattattaacataGCCAACATATTTGACCGGTAATTTAGGCCAAAAACAGCTTGTGTTAAAGCTGATTAGGAGGCTGTGATGGAGGTTGAGCGAGGGGGGTTCAGACATGCAGTGTAATCCATTAAGTCCAGTTGGAGGAACAGAATGTGTTAAAAGACCTGGGAGACGCCAGAACGTGGCACAGCAGATGGtaacaacacagacaaatgtTGCACCTATGTAAATATATCAgggtggaaaataaaactgtagCATTTTGAAACAATAGCGACAGCAGAAATGCAGCGTTCCTgtaacacagcaacacacacacacttttttctcTACTTACCATTCTCTGCTGGTGAATCTCAAACTTGTATATTTTCAGTGCCCTTTGTCCTGCCTTGATCGAGCAGACGTGCTCGTTCTTCGGTCGAAAGAGAATCCACTGTGTTTGTTAATGTGGAAGGcagcattcagtattaagcatGCCCCCTTTTGGGTGCAGAGGATGGGTAAATATTACTGGAAACATGTTAATTGTGTATTAAACTGCCATCTACGCAGCTGTTCAACACAACACTTTACCATGACGGCTTTGCATTGTCGAATTGCATTGCCGCACAACTGAACCGCCTGTTTTCTTGGAGCCCCACTGCGCCGGCATTCAGTGCCAGTGCACCAGTCCTATTCAAAGTGAAGCCTCCTTTCACAGAGGCTTAAGTCTAAAATGCGTTCAGTTGATTCAACTGAATAtgtgagctgctgctgtccaagaacaacaacaatctCTCATTAccgttttatttacattatttaagaTTAATCACTTGGACCCAGGTTAGTTTTCCTTTCAGCTGTTTTACGCTTCAGTTTAAAACAATACCTCCAAGGATGTCGGCCACTGCATTAGTATGCATGCTGTTTCAAATAATTTGTCTTATTGGTTGTCATTCATTAACCACTATTCGTTCATTAATTATTCCAGAAGGTAATTATGAAATTTAATTTCCTGCCATCTGCATCTATCATCAAGATTAATCAGCAGACATTAATCCGTCCCTGTCAGCTTATTTATCATCGGGCCACTCGCAAACTGTTCAGCATTGAAAAGTCACCTGGAAGTTGTGACATAGTTCTGCAGTGAATCATATAACTAACTTCACCTGCCTATGAGTCAGTATTCTCCAGTTTCACATCTCCGGGGTGTTTTAAAATAGGAGTATGTGATATTCCTGTGTGGCCTCCTAATGTGCCTATGTGCCAGTTTTATAATGTAGGCGTCAGAATGGAGCTgttttcaaataacacacatcggtctatttaaaaaaaaaaaaaagagagagagaatgaataTGGCTCTATAAATTTAGGtcagcatcattttttttttcctccagtaaAACTTCCGATGAAGATGTTCAGAAGAATTGATTTCTACTGAAACACAGTGTCATTGTATATGGAGCACATTCCTGACAAAAAACATCTGGCGTGTTCTTATAGCttcaatcagagccattgggGCATTAAGTATTATTCTTGCGGTCGGGCAATCAAACTTTCCATAATGACAGTTCAGCTCCAAAGCAGCTTAAATCTGCCATTATCATCATTTAGCTGAATAAGCTTTTGCAGAAGCAGCGGTGACAAGAGGAGCTGCGTTACATTAGCATATGCTATTGTAGCTGTACGCCAGGGAACTATTGAATGTGCAATTATTGGAACTGTGCTCCGAAGCAGAACCGGGATTGAAACTTTTCATCACTTTAATTGCTTTTCTGTCTGTAGACATCAGTCTAATGAAGATTTTGTATCTGACCATCGCAGACTTTTATCCTCCGACGTTTGCTTTGAGTTCTTGAGACGATCAGCTCTCCCTCTTTTTGCCTTTTGCGCCGTAGGTGCATGAGATATTTGAATGCCACGCGTGCGACAAAAAGTTCATCTCGACCAATCAGCTGAAACGCCACATGATCACACACTCAGGTAAGAGAGAGCTTCGTTTGAGTCGGTGATTTTCTTACTCCGCGCGCCATCTCTGACTGTTGATCTCTCGCCAACAGAGAAGCGACCGTACACCTGCGAGATCTGCAGTCGATCGTTCAAGCGTCTGGACCAGGTGACGGCTCATAAGATCATCCACAGCGAGGACAAGCCGTACAAATGTAAGCTGTGTGGGAAAGAGTTTGCTCATCGCAACGTCTATAAGAATCACAAGAAGGTGAgccaacacataaaaaaatccattgGTGATTAATTAGTTGCCAAAATTAGCATATATATTTCCTTAATACTGCTACTTCTAGCTGGTTTGGGTTTGCTGAGGGGAGGTCTTCCTTCATCACTTCAAAGCTAGCGTTATTACTAAGGCTGTAATCAATCAGGGTCTTGTTGGTGGCTGTTATCTGTGGGgtctctgccccccccccccccccccccccccccccccccctccacccctgaGGTTCCCCATGTTTACTTTTGGGATTGAGGTGTCACTCAGATAGATAGGTGTGGGGGTGGACAGACGGGTGCAGGGGGGGAGCAGGAACACAGAAGCACTTTGAACGTAAAGCCGCTCAAGCTGCCCGTCTTCATCAGGTCAACAAACCAAATTGGCTGCGGAGCCTTACGCGCGATCCCCTCGCATCAATTTAAGAAGCCCCCTTTAACGTCCACGCTGAGGCGGGGGACGGCTCGCCTTACACATTACAAACATGCTGATGCTGCTCGTCTCTCTCTGCAGACCCACTCTGAGGAAAGGCCTTTCCAGTGCGAGGAGTGCAAAGCGCTGTTCCGCACCCCCTTCTCTCTGCAGCGCCACCTTCTCATCCACAACAGTAAGTGTGGACTTAGTTAAAGGGGaaaggttttggttttggttatTATTCTGTGATGGCCTCATTGGCAATGTTGACATATTTTACACATTCCCCACAGACAGTTTATGGTTGTTTAGTTGGTTGTTGTCCCCTTAGATATTAAACCAACTTTCTTATTGTGTTGGTAAATGATTTTGTGATCTGCAGGCCCAATCAGATCGTTTGTGCAGGCTTTATGTGGTGTCAGCAACCTAGTCATCCATGTCATCTCAGTTTGCCACAAAACTGAATTTCTTCACACCAATGgctgctgtcagtcagtgcgtttacatgcacgtgaaaaaaaacgaattattgccttaatcagactataacaggagaacttaaatgcatgtaaacacgttactccgattaaaatcggagttctcattatccgattgagacgcccagataatgcgatcgAATCGGAGCtttcaattggataatgcgtgtgcgcatgctccaccaccgctgcgctggcgtgtgaacccggaacaaaaacgtccaagaaagccagtcgcagaagaagaataagagaaacggagccgtctgagggatagcgccgatcttacctgcaccagaagcagcgcgaacattacgtacgagattaaaaatgtactattatccgtctggttgttgtttgaaatgccggtctgccgcatgaacgactctagtttattatatcgcgtaataCGTCAACCCGGAAACCgcgccgtattaacgtggtttTAaccccgctgaaaagacacgtatcgccacctagtgtggaagaggagaacagttattcgatatccttgcgctgcatgtaaagtgggacaaggactgtacggagaaagtcgaattttgagcatagctcgactaagctctgcatgtaaatgcactgagcgAAGCAGGCTG
Coding sequences within:
- the prdm5 gene encoding PR domain zinc finger protein 5, with the protein product MTMLGMYVPDRFSLKSSKVQDGIGLYTARRVKKGEKFGPFAGEKKLPSELDESSDTRLMWEVRGSKGDVLYILDASNPRYANWLRFVHQAPSQEQKNLAAIQDGENIFYLAVDDIETDTELLIGFLDSDMEEEEEEEEEDIKDEDESSKEAKHLVEMEIVIKKEDHPCLLCESSFPSEEILAAHLQSLHQRPSTEEKEFKCRNCGKKFPIKQALQRHVLHCSESLDPSGDSKAHQCSLCHNTFSSESSFEQHKEACKGDARFICKAESCGKRFKSKDALKKHKGNVHTGSARRKLTCTICNRKCSSSLNLQEHRKVHEIFECHACDKKFISTNQLKRHMITHSEKRPYTCEICSRSFKRLDQVTAHKIIHSEDKPYKCKLCGKEFAHRNVYKNHKKTHSEERPFQCEECKALFRTPFSLQRHLLIHNSERTFKCDQCDATFKRKDTLNVHIQVVHDGHKKYKCDLCEKAFVTPSVLKSHKKTHTGEKEKICPYCGQKFASNGTLRVHIRSHTGERPYQCPYCDKAFSKNDGLKMHIRTHTREKPYKCSECNKAFSQKRGLDEHMRTHTGEKPFQCDVCDLSFSLKKMLSRHKLTHNPNRPMAECQLCHKKFTRNDYLKVHMENVHGETET